One genomic segment of Verrucomicrobiia bacterium includes these proteins:
- a CDS encoding rhodanese-like domain-containing protein, producing MNISNQNKNCLRHWAECAGGAVLASLLGAFTSLQAQSATLAQLQQRLAQREKLTIIDVRSPVLYAQGHVPGAINIPASLCSQKKLPPLGAVVVYDSGLGINDSGAAEGAAAQLGKLPGIHAETLAGGYAAWEEAHLLTTKGQGARREALHYITYAQLKTALPGDVVLVDLRRQPKAASVPGSPGKAALALTDLSLEFPGCRVMKSAAETRNASSSGKAPLVVFIDSTDGTAESSARLLKAGGTRHYAILAGGEAVLARKGERGLERSGTGALSPRRANKPSRPSS from the coding sequence ATGAACATTTCAAATCAGAACAAGAATTGTCTCCGCCATTGGGCAGAGTGCGCCGGCGGAGCGGTGTTAGCTTCTTTGCTGGGGGCGTTCACGTCCTTACAGGCTCAATCAGCCACCCTGGCCCAGTTGCAGCAACGCCTCGCGCAGCGGGAAAAACTGACGATCATCGATGTGCGCTCGCCCGTGCTTTACGCCCAAGGTCATGTCCCAGGGGCAATCAACATTCCGGCTTCGCTTTGCTCGCAAAAGAAGCTACCGCCCCTAGGGGCTGTAGTGGTTTATGACAGCGGACTGGGCATAAACGATTCAGGAGCTGCCGAGGGGGCCGCAGCGCAATTGGGCAAGCTGCCGGGCATCCATGCCGAGACACTTGCTGGCGGTTATGCCGCTTGGGAAGAAGCGCACCTGCTGACCACCAAAGGCCAAGGCGCCAGGCGTGAAGCCCTGCATTATATCACTTACGCCCAGCTCAAGACTGCATTGCCGGGCGACGTGGTGCTTGTGGACCTGCGGCGGCAACCAAAGGCGGCTTCGGTTCCCGGTTCACCGGGCAAGGCCGCCTTAGCCCTTACGGATTTGAGTTTGGAATTTCCTGGGTGCCGTGTGATGAAATCCGCCGCTGAGACCAGGAATGCCAGCTCATCGGGCAAGGCGCCGCTGGTAGTTTTTATCGATAGCACCGATGGCACGGCTGAAAGCTCCGCGCGCCTCTTGAAAGCAGGCGGCACACGGCACTATGCCATCCTGGCCGGAGGCGAGGCCGTTTTGGCTCGAAAAGGTGAACGTGGATTGGAGCGCTCCGGCACCGGCGCCCTTAGCCCGCGCCGCGCCAATAAACCATCGAGACCTTCCAGCTAG